The genomic segment GCCTACGCGGATCTCGACGACCTCCTGGCCCGGCAGGGCCTGCTCGTGTTCCTCGATTCGATCGCCGACCCGCACAACCTCGGTGCCATCCTGCGCACGGCCGAGGCCGCCGGCGCCATCGGGGTCGTGTTGCCCGAGCGGCGCGCGGCCCACGTCACGGCCACGGTCATGCGCGTGTCGGCCGGCGCGGCCATCTATCTGCCCGTGGCACGCGTCACGAACCTGGTCCGGGCCATGCAGAGCGCGCGCGAGGCCGGCTTTTTCCTTCTGGGCCTGGCCGCCTCGGCGTCGGCCGCGCTGCCGCGCGGCAGCGCCGAGGACCCGCGGCTTGGCGACAGAGTCGGCCTGGTCGTGGGCGGGGAGGGCGAGGGAATGCACCGCCTGGTGGCCGAGAACTGCGACGAGCTGGTGCGCCTGCCGATGCGCGGACGGGTGGAGTCGCTCAACGCGTCGGTGGCCGCGGCGCTGGCCATCTACCGGCTGCTCGACCAGCGACTTTTTTCGTCTTCGAGGGGCGGCAAGTCAGGTTGACACCGTGCGTAATGGTTGATAGCCACTCGCGTTTGCGTTTGGTCCCGACACGGCACGAAGACACCGGCGTAGCAACACTGCGGCGCGGGATCGGGCCGGCGGGATCGGTCGAGCGACCACCTTCTCGGAATGTGCGCGCCCGGTTTCGAAGCTAGGAACAACGAGTGCCGATGTAGCTCAACTGGCAGAGCAACTGATTTGTAATCAGTAGGTTGCCAGTTCGAGTCTGGCCATCGGCTTTCAGATGTACGGGAGATGATC from the Candidatus Limnocylindrales bacterium genome contains:
- the rlmB gene encoding 23S rRNA (guanosine(2251)-2'-O)-methyltransferase RlmB; protein product: MPRRERNRSGARRGPSHSGDDGSRIAVAGPNAVEAALSARGASSVARVFRVFLEEPAPRRAHALAHQARESGIPVSTMGAGECDRLAGARCQGIAAEVGYAYADLDDLLARQGLLVFLDSIADPHNLGAILRTAEAAGAIGVVLPERRAAHVTATVMRVSAGAAIYLPVARVTNLVRAMQSAREAGFFLLGLAASASAALPRGSAEDPRLGDRVGLVVGGEGEGMHRLVAENCDELVRLPMRGRVESLNASVAAALAIYRLLDQRLFSSSRGGKSG